AATCGACATTTTAACAAAAAAATTTTCCAGGACTCGAGTATTTAAACTTTGATGTATTCCTGGAAAATgacattatttttaaaaattggtGAATTTGTGTAACCTCCTATAGCCTCATGTTCTCCTGATACAAACCGCTATTTTGGCGGACAAGTTATTGCGCTCGAATTTTTTCAGAATGTTAGGCCATTTTTAGGAATTTCAAGGAATTTCAAGGAATTTCGAATACCTCTTATGGTATCTTATTCTCTTAATACTTATCAATACATACCAATCTTCCCGAACTCTTCTCGTCGTTTTTTATTACTTATTTCTTAAACTTATGGGTATTAGGAAGGATTTAATGATTGTGGATGATGAAATGCTGTTAAATTACTAGATGCCTTATTCATTTGCAAATTAAAATTGTTTCATTCAATTTGCAGGTTTAcaataattatacaattttgtAACTCATTCATTTGCTGTATATGTAATAATTCCTGTGGTAATTTGATTCCGTCGCTCGACTGGTTTGCTGAAAAAACTTTTCTCATATAAAAATgacaataaaaaatttataagtaTGTACATCATGGTATGTTTTACTGTTAGTTTCCGAATTGACACTAAGCATCTGCTTTCGGCTAGGTTTTCATTATCATTGCCACTTTCACAGTGGATACGCACGTTTAGTCACTAAAAACACCGGAGGAAAAAATGTAGATATGGTTAAACCGTTTGACCGTTAAAGGCGGTATGCTAAAGGCCCATACTGAAAATTATGcagaaaattaaaattgttgCATATTCGCCTTGATACATCGTGAATGTAATTGTAAATCTGCCCTAAAATTGTAATATTACTAAATATTTCAAACTGAAATAGAGTTTTTGGATCTTTCTTCTTGCATTATTGAATTGAACAAAtattattagtgaaattttacaaCTATAGTACAATTTTACATAATGAATTCTTTTATGTAACAAATAAAGCTTTGGAAGTCAATTTTACGAATTAAAAGTCAACTAATATGatcttaatataaaattatatgaattatatataaaattatagaaaagaCATCTATAATATATAACTTGTAACTTGTTAATTTACTAATATCATCAATTAATAAATTTGAATGCAAGAAGATCTTGGAATAGACTGTCTTGTTAATTGACGAAATTCGTCTGAACTGCATCTAATTATTAAGACAGCACTGAATCTagtaaaaaaataaaactttatttattttaaatcatCTAAAACAATCATTTCTTATTGtataattaaatgataaaacacGTGGAAAAGTTacgcaaaaatattttaagtttCTAAacttattttacaaaaattaaattacattattaattgttataagtaatttgttattactgatttaaatattttctgtcTATTGTAATTTTGTATATCATTAACCACGAATTATTACAGCTAACAAATATTCTATACAGTTTTATATATGAAAATACTCTCTAACCTAAAACTTGCTTAAAAAGTGGAGTACTTGCATTAATACCCATTGTTCTGTAACTATTAATAATTTCTCATATATATCTAATTTCAATAAAGAAATTATCATGACTGACAACTTGGATCATCTGAGCAAATACTTTAAACAGACTCTAAAACCTACTGTAAGAACCAATGTAAGTCAAACATATTTAATAAATCAAACCAAATAAACTATCTTAAATTTCTGATTttgttttaaatatcaatctttAGGTACTGGAATGTCGTGTCTGCGAAGAAGTATTTACTGTTGATGGAATAAAAGTACCAAGATTACTACACTGTGGTCACACAGTATGTCATTCATGTCTTTTACGATTAAGACCTTGCATGACAGATCAGCAGTTTTTGTTGTGTCCTTTTGATAGACAGCCAACAAGCATTAGTCAGAACAATGTCTGTAACTTGAAAAAGAATTTTGCTCTAATAGAATTGCTAGAGAGATTAGAACAGTCCAACAGTGAGAAACTATCTATACTTGAAAGGGAGAGATTCCAATCTAATCAAACTTGCGATGAAGATGAAGCTCATACAGCAGTATTATATTGTACAATTTGTATGACACATTTGTGTGAGAATTGTGATAGTACCATTCATTCTTCAAGGACTTTAAGCAAACATAAACGTGTAACTCTATCAGAGAAACCGAAGGACAAACCAAAGTGTCCAGTGCATACAACACATGTTGCAGAATTTACTTGTACTCAGGAAGGTTGCCATAATTCCCTTATGTGCTATTTGTGCAAGGATTATGGTAGACATAGTACGCATAAGGTAACaaacataatttataattaatgatCAATATTCTACTGTCTATTCTAATTGTAGCTAGCTTTGGTGGAAGTTGAGGCAGAGAATATTAGAAAATCTATTGTCACTGCTCTGCAGAAAATGACACAATTTATGGAGAGTATGAGAGATACAGCACACAGAATAGGCATGTTTGCTCTCGTTATTCTAAcactttcatattttatttcaattctttACTGAACAGTAGTTAATGCAAAGATTCAATAAGTAAATCCACAGTAAACCTTTATTATAAATGTTGTTATTAGAAACGGTGATACAAGAGCTAGAAGGATGGGCAATAGAAGATGCAAGACAAAGAGTACGTCAGCATTTTGAGGAACTAAGAGCTCTATTGGCTGAACAAGAAAATGCAGCTATCTCTTGTATTGAAACAGAAACCCGTGGGAGATTATGCGCTTTAAGCCAGCAACAACAGGATTTAACTACCACTAGGTCTCAAGTAGCTGATGTGTGCATTCAGTGCGAAAGTATTTTGGATTCTGAAGATTGGAAGTTATTAAGTAGCGCAACGAAAGTTAAAGAAGTGTTAACTACGTTggaacaacagcagcaacattATGCTCAACTTGGCCCTGACTTCCTCACACCTGAGTCCTCTATACCTATAATATTCAGCCGTGTAAGTGTTTACGTTATTAAGTCAAAGCATCACAATAATTCATAATGAAATTACAGGACAACAGAGTACATATCGGCACGAAGATTGACATGCGTGTGGTAATCTTAGGATTAGACGGTGCTGGAAAAACAAGCATTCTATCAGCCATAAGAGGCATCACGCTCTCCGGACCGCCAATTTCTACAATTGGCTTTAATGTAGAAAGTCTAGAGTATAAAAATTTGGTATT
This genomic stretch from Bombus affinis isolate iyBomAffi1 chromosome 16, iyBomAffi1.2, whole genome shotgun sequence harbors:
- the LOC126925688 gene encoding E3 ubiquitin-protein ligase TRIM23-like, with protein sequence MTDNLDHLSKYFKQTLKPTVRTNVLECRVCEEVFTVDGIKVPRLLHCGHTVCHSCLLRLRPCMTDQQFLLCPFDRQPTSISQNNVCNLKKNFALIELLERLEQSNSEKLSILERERFQSNQTCDEDEAHTAVLYCTICMTHLCENCDSTIHSSRTLSKHKRVTLSEKPKDKPKCPVHTTHVAEFTCTQEGCHNSLMCYLCKDYGRHSTHKLALVEVEAENIRKSIVTALQKMTQFMESMRDTAHRIETVIQELEGWAIEDARQRVRQHFEELRALLAEQENAAISCIETETRGRLCALSQQQQDLTTTRSQVADVCIQCESILDSEDWKLLSSATKVKEVLTTLEQQQQHYAQLGPDFLTPESSIPIIFSRDNRVHIGTKIDMRVVILGLDGAGKTSILSAIRGITLSGPPISTIGFNVESLEYKNLVFTLWDVGGQQKFRPLWKHYYHNTQAVIFVVDASDRSRFEEAQNELSKIVNERELKDALFLIYANKQDLAGCASVEELTDILCLQKLCCGRAWHIQGSSSLTNACGSTQGLDWLTQQLGAHETLYTIPTIS